A stretch of Pseudomonadota bacterium DNA encodes these proteins:
- a CDS encoding ABC transporter substrate-binding protein, whose product MIRINPSRAGRLQWLAAAMLVTALPAAAQDKVTKGTNWKAEAEHGGYYQAVAAGIYAKFNLDVTIRQGGPNVDNTLLLAAGRIDFTMGGNNDEAFAFAEKSLPFLAVASIFQKDPQVIISHPGQGNDTLPALKGKKILVGKSGLQTYYPYLKKRFGFTDDMVLPYNFNPQPFLADKSLSMQGYATSEPFAVMKAGVQPVVHLLADYGYATYSTTIETSLKLVTEKPDLVQRFVDASILGWKDYLFGNPKPGNDLIKKDNPEMADDQLEFSRQAMIKYGIVDSGDSKTLGIGAMTAQRWKQSFEDAVAFGVYPATMDWQKAFTLQFVNKKVGL is encoded by the coding sequence ATGATCCGGATTAACCCAAGCCGCGCTGGCCGCCTGCAATGGCTCGCCGCCGCCATGCTGGTGACGGCACTGCCGGCGGCCGCCCAGGACAAGGTGACCAAGGGAACCAACTGGAAGGCCGAGGCTGAGCATGGCGGCTATTATCAGGCAGTCGCCGCCGGTATCTACGCCAAGTTCAACCTCGACGTGACCATCCGCCAGGGCGGACCCAATGTCGACAACACGCTCCTGCTGGCGGCCGGGCGCATCGACTTCACCATGGGCGGCAACAACGACGAGGCCTTCGCCTTCGCCGAGAAGAGCCTGCCGTTCCTCGCGGTCGCGTCCATATTCCAGAAGGACCCGCAGGTGATCATCTCCCACCCGGGCCAAGGCAACGACACGCTGCCGGCGCTCAAGGGTAAGAAGATCCTCGTCGGCAAGTCCGGCTTGCAGACCTACTACCCCTATCTCAAGAAGCGCTTCGGCTTCACCGACGACATGGTGCTGCCCTACAATTTCAACCCGCAGCCCTTCCTCGCCGACAAGAGCCTCAGCATGCAGGGCTACGCCACCAGCGAGCCCTTCGCGGTGATGAAGGCGGGCGTGCAGCCGGTGGTCCACCTGCTCGCCGACTATGGCTATGCCACCTACTCGACCACGATCGAGACCAGCCTCAAGCTGGTCACCGAGAAGCCGGACCTGGTGCAGCGCTTCGTCGATGCCAGCATCCTCGGCTGGAAGGACTACCTCTTCGGCAATCCCAAGCCCGGAAACGACCTCATCAAGAAGGACAACCCGGAGATGGCTGACGATCAGCTCGAGTTCTCGCGACAGGCGATGATCAAGTACGGCATCGTCGATTCCGGCGACTCCAAGACATTGGGCATCGGCGCCATGACCGCGCAGCGGTGGAAACAGAGCTTCGAGGATGCGGTGGCGTTCGGGGTCTACCCCGCCACCATGGATTGGCAGAAGGCATTCACTCTGCAGTTCGTCAACAAGAAAGTCGGCCTGTAG
- a CDS encoding chloramphenicol phosphotransferase, which yields MEPGRIVILNGVPRSGKSSIAAAIQETFEGPWMNLGVDVYVRHMTPARYRPGLGLRPGGERPDIEPLVPVFYAALYDSIAAHSRLGLNVVADVGHHGADRAGRELLADCARRLQGLPALFVGVRCPIEVIMERRNAGEAGREDQYLIGTAEDPKPAPVLRWQRAVHGPGIYDLEVDTSLLSSAECAEVIGRHLEADGEAPTAFHRLAAKARRG from the coding sequence ATGGAGCCTGGGCGGATCGTGATCCTGAACGGCGTGCCGCGATCGGGCAAATCGAGCATTGCGGCGGCGATCCAGGAGACCTTCGAAGGCCCATGGATGAACCTGGGCGTGGACGTCTATGTGCGACACATGACGCCGGCGCGATACCGGCCGGGCCTCGGTCTGCGGCCCGGGGGGGAGCGGCCGGACATCGAGCCCCTGGTTCCGGTCTTCTACGCCGCCCTCTACGACTCCATCGCCGCCCACAGCCGGTTGGGGTTGAACGTGGTGGCGGACGTCGGGCACCACGGCGCCGATCGAGCGGGGCGAGAGCTCCTGGCCGACTGCGCGCGCCGCCTGCAAGGCCTGCCCGCGCTGTTCGTGGGCGTCCGCTGCCCCATCGAGGTCATCATGGAACGGCGCAACGCGGGCGAAGCCGGGCGAGAGGACCAATATTTGATCGGCACGGCCGAGGACCCCAAGCCCGCCCCGGTCCTCCGGTGGCAGCGCGCCGTACACGGTCCCGGGATCTACGACCTCGAAGTCGACACCTCGCTGCTGAGCTCGGCCGAGTGCGCGGAGGTGATCGGACGACATCTGGAGGCGGACGGCGAGGCGCCGACGGCGTTCCATCGGCTCGCGGCGAAGGCCCGCCGCGGCTAA
- a CDS encoding amidase translates to MQQGGAASAQDNDSGATPERLGAFVERARIHLRGHPGGPLAGLTFAAKDLYDVAGVTTGAGSPEYLATHAPATRHAPAVAALLDAGATLIGKTQTDELAFSLNGENHHYGTPINPAAPLRVPGGSSSGSASAVAGGLVDFALGTDTGGSVRVPASHQGIYGIRTSHGAISLAGIVPLAPSFDVVGWFAREPELMARVGEVLLPPAKPIPARRLLVADDAFALAEPDVRASLMAALKEIAPALGPVHHLRLAHEGLEAWLDCFRKLQTAEAWASHGHWIERAKPDLGLGVRERFLAGSRLTEADLAPALAGRERVRARLAQIMEPGDVLCLPSAADIAPLKGSSGETLERFRTRTLSLTSTAGLCGLPQISLPLGRARSVPVGLSLVGVGGADRALLDLARRFGPNVAARGA, encoded by the coding sequence ATGCAGCAAGGTGGGGCGGCCAGCGCGCAAGACAATGACAGCGGGGCCACGCCGGAGAGGCTGGGCGCCTTCGTCGAGCGCGCGCGAATCCATCTCCGAGGGCACCCCGGAGGCCCGCTCGCCGGCCTCACCTTCGCCGCCAAGGATCTCTACGACGTAGCCGGCGTCACCACCGGCGCCGGCTCGCCGGAGTATCTGGCGACCCACGCCCCCGCCACAAGGCATGCCCCGGCGGTGGCGGCGCTCTTGGATGCCGGCGCCACCCTCATCGGCAAGACCCAGACCGACGAGCTGGCCTTCAGCTTGAACGGCGAGAATCATCATTACGGCACGCCCATCAATCCCGCCGCCCCCTTGCGGGTCCCGGGCGGCTCGTCCAGCGGTTCTGCCTCGGCCGTGGCGGGCGGGCTCGTCGACTTCGCGCTCGGCACCGACACCGGCGGCTCGGTGCGCGTCCCCGCCAGCCACCAGGGCATCTACGGCATTCGCACCAGCCATGGCGCGATCTCGCTCGCCGGCATCGTGCCCCTGGCTCCGAGCTTTGATGTCGTCGGCTGGTTCGCCCGCGAGCCCGAGCTGATGGCGCGCGTGGGCGAGGTGCTGCTGCCGCCGGCGAAACCGATACCGGCGCGGCGGCTCCTTGTCGCCGATGACGCCTTCGCTTTGGCGGAACCGGATGTGCGCGCTTCGCTGATGGCCGCGCTCAAAGAGATCGCGCCGGCGCTTGGGCCTGTCCACCATCTCAGGCTTGCGCATGAAGGGCTGGAGGCCTGGCTCGATTGCTTCCGCAAGCTACAGACGGCCGAGGCCTGGGCGAGCCATGGCCACTGGATCGAGCGCGCCAAGCCCGATCTCGGTCTGGGGGTGCGGGAGCGCTTCCTGGCGGGCTCGCGGCTCACCGAGGCGGATCTCGCCCCGGCGCTGGCCGGCAGAGAGCGGGTGCGAGCCAGGCTCGCCCAGATCATGGAGCCGGGCGACGTGCTGTGTCTGCCTTCGGCGGCCGATATCGCGCCCCTGAAAGGGTCCTCAGGCGAGACTCTGGAGCGGTTTCGCACCCGCACCCTCAGTCTCACCTCGACCGCCGGGCTCTGCGGTTTGCCGCAGATAAGCCTGCCCTTGGGACGGGCGCGCTCGGTTCCGGTCGGGCTCTCTTTGGTGGGTGTGGGCGGCGCCGATCGCGCGCTCCTGGATCTGGCGCGGCGCTTCGGGCCGAACGTCGCGGCTAGAGGCGCCTAG
- a CDS encoding adenine phosphoribosyltransferase encodes MDIKAHIRGIPDFPKPGILFYDISTLLAHPAAWQATVDQLDEAIRPHRPDLLAGIESRGFLLTAPLALKLGCGFIMVRKKGKLPGPTHRHTYDLEYGTDTVEIQADAVKKGQRVVVLDDLLATGGTLQAAINLIRQVGGVVPAAAAIIELSFLNGRSRLDVPFTALVAYDS; translated from the coding sequence ATGGACATCAAGGCGCATATCCGCGGCATTCCCGATTTCCCGAAACCTGGCATTCTTTTCTACGACATCTCGACCTTGCTCGCGCACCCGGCGGCCTGGCAGGCGACGGTCGACCAGCTCGACGAGGCGATTCGTCCGCACCGGCCCGACCTTCTCGCCGGCATCGAGTCCCGTGGCTTCCTGCTGACGGCACCGCTGGCACTCAAGCTCGGCTGCGGCTTCATCATGGTGCGCAAGAAGGGCAAGCTGCCCGGCCCAACGCATCGCCACACCTATGACCTCGAATACGGAACCGACACCGTCGAGATCCAAGCCGACGCCGTAAAAAAGGGGCAGCGCGTCGTCGTGCTGGACGATCTGCTGGCCACCGGCGGAACCTTGCAAGCGGCGATCAACCTCATCCGTCAAGTGGGCGGCGTGGTGCCGGCGGCGGCGGCAATCATTGAACTCAGCTTCCTCAATGGCCGCTCGCGGCTCGACGTGCCGTTCACCGCGCTGGTCGCCTATGATTCCTAG
- a CDS encoding endonuclease/exonuclease/phosphatase family protein, producing MLITRTVDGLESPSLGERQAILDGPVSEAAFTAAFGRLPALTAIEHRAPPTAAAPVDRARIVFWNAERLKYFEASVGFLGGLQADALLLCEVDVGMARSDNRHTIAELAARLGSGYLFAAEFVELDLGDQRERSWHLGQMNAAGLHGGGIVSRHRLARPGLIRLETSGRWFNGAFGERRVGGRIAVAAEIPLAGTTALLVSAHYESHTDPEDRLLSTRVMLDAVDAHAPGRPVLIGGDFNTSTFSLPEKRDAEIQRAALLRDPMRLVDPVAYEPMFAELSRRGYDWARCNFAHAATQRTRPDGTPAPPFGKIDWLFSRGLRCEAPAILAAVDAKGVTISDHEALAVTIALE from the coding sequence ATGCTGATCACCCGCACGGTCGATGGGCTCGAAAGCCCAAGCCTCGGCGAACGCCAGGCGATCCTCGACGGACCGGTGAGCGAAGCGGCCTTTACCGCCGCCTTCGGCCGGCTGCCGGCGCTGACGGCGATCGAGCATCGGGCTCCGCCGACCGCGGCCGCGCCGGTCGACCGCGCGCGCATCGTCTTCTGGAACGCCGAGCGGCTGAAATACTTCGAGGCGTCGGTCGGCTTCCTCGGCGGGCTTCAGGCCGATGCCTTGCTGCTGTGCGAGGTCGATGTCGGCATGGCCCGCTCGGACAACCGGCATACCATCGCCGAGCTGGCGGCCCGGCTCGGCAGCGGCTACCTGTTCGCCGCGGAGTTCGTCGAGCTGGATCTCGGCGATCAGCGCGAGCGCAGCTGGCACCTGGGCCAGATGAACGCGGCCGGCCTGCATGGTGGCGGCATCGTCTCGCGGCATCGCCTGGCGCGCCCGGGGCTGATCCGCCTGGAAACCTCCGGGCGCTGGTTCAACGGCGCCTTCGGCGAGCGCCGGGTCGGCGGCCGCATCGCGGTCGCGGCCGAGATCCCGCTCGCGGGAACGACGGCGCTCCTGGTTTCGGCGCACTATGAGAGCCACACCGATCCGGAGGATCGGCTGCTCTCCACGCGGGTCATGCTGGATGCCGTCGATGCCCATGCGCCGGGGCGACCGGTCCTGATCGGCGGCGACTTCAACACCAGCACCTTCAGCCTGCCGGAGAAGCGCGACGCGGAAATCCAGCGAGCGGCGCTCTTGCGCGATCCGATGCGCCTCGTCGATCCCGTCGCCTACGAGCCGATGTTCGCCGAGCTAAGCCGGCGCGGCTACGACTGGGCCCGATGCAACTTCGCTCACGCCGCAACCCAGCGCACGCGCCCGGACGGCACGCCGGCGCCGCCCTTCGGCAAAATCGACTGGCTGTTCAGCCGCGGGCTTCGCTGCGAGGCGCCGGCGATCCTCGCCGCCGTGGACGCAAAGGGCGTGACCATCTCCGACCATGAAGCGCTGGCGGTCACGATCGCACTTGAGTAA